The following proteins come from a genomic window of Dysidea avara chromosome 12, odDysAvar1.4, whole genome shotgun sequence:
- the LOC136241008 gene encoding carboxy-terminal domain RNA polymerase II polypeptide A small phosphatase 1-like, with translation MDASSIITQVSRDQDQYNGYHPSLPDDGKGSVNTDSLSGQEDGKEDDGLLKLLCCFKKHHNKRSSTVTAFENEAPPSPKLPERRYLLPEPTGKLANRKCVVIDLDETLVHSSFKPVSNADFIVPVEIDGIIHQVYVLKRPHVDEFLRRMGQMFECILFTASLAKYADPVSDLLDTYGTFHARLFRESCVFHRGNYVKDLSKLGRDIRKVVIIDNSPASYIFHPDNAIPVSSWFDDPNDTELRDLIPFFEALDKVDNVLTVLGQSPMPNTSMDDDDEDLTQ, from the exons ATGGATGCTAGCTCAATTATTACTCAAGTATCCAGGGACCAAGATCAGTATAATGGATATCACCCGTCTCTACCGGACGATGGTAAAG GTTCTGTGAATACTGACAGCTTGAGTGGCCAGGAAGATGGAAAAGAAGATGATGGATTGTTAAAACTTTTGTGCTGTTTTAAAAAGCACCACAACAAGAGATCTTCCACAGTGACTGCTTTTGAAAATGAAGCTCCACCCTCTCCAAAG CTTCCTGAAAGGAGGTATTTGTTGCCGGAGCCTACAGGAAAACTGGCTAATAGAAAGTGTGTAGTGATTGACCTGGATGAGACCCTGGTACACAGTTCATTTAAG CCTGTCAGTAATGCAGACTTCATTGTACCAGTTGAGATTGATGGCATAATACATCAG gTTTATGTATTGAAGAGACCTCACGTAGATGAGTTCCTTCGTAGAATGGGACAAATGTTTGAATGCATACTCTTCACTGCTAGTTTAGCtaaa TATGCTGATCCAGTGTCAGACCTACTGGACACTTATGGTACATTCCATGCTCGATTGTTTAGAGAGTCATGTGTCTTCCATAGAGGAAATTATGTTAAG GACCTTAGCAAACTAGGAAGAGACATTAGGAAAGTAGTTATTATTGATAATTCTCCAGCATCCTACATCTTTCATCCtgacaatgcg ATTCCAGTCAGCTCGTGGTTCGATGACCCAAACGACACAGAACTACGAGACCTGATCCCATTTTTTGAGGCTCTCGACAAAGTTGACAACGTACTAACAGTTCTTGGTCAGTCCCCAATGCCAAACACTAGCATGGACGATGACGACGAAGATCTAACACAATGA
- the LOC136241017 gene encoding mannose-1-phosphate guanyltransferase alpha-A-like isoform X4 translates to MIALNQETTNGMGFVIMGTKVLHYVEKPETYVSNIINVGAYLSSTEVFKHMAQAFNEHHKNELAFPKDSISLERNVLPGLVGTGKLHVYLLNQFWSQVSSQRLTNKISNDDFQQVLLDVKSVLWIGVSR, encoded by the exons ATGATTGCTCTAAACCAGGAGACCACTAATGGAATGGGGTTTGTGATTATGGGAACCAAG GTGTTACATTATGTGGAGAAGCCAGAGACCTACGTCAGTAACATCATCAATGTTGGAGCATACTTGTCCTCCACTGAAGTGTTCAAACACATGGCACAGGCTTTTAATGAACATCATAAAAATGA GTTGGCATTCCCTAAGGACAGTATCAGTTTAGAGAGGAATGTGCTACCTGGTCTGGTGGGTACCGGCAAGCTACATGTATACTTGTTAAACCAGTTTTGGAGCCAAGTGTCGA GTCAAAGATTGACCAACAAGATCAGTAATGATGATTTCCAACAAGTCCTCCTTGATGTCAAATCT GTATTGTGGATTGGAGTGAGCAGATAG
- the LOC136241017 gene encoding uncharacterized protein isoform X2, which translates to MIALNQETTNGMGFVIMGTKVLHYVEKPETYVSNIINVGAYLSSTEVFKHMAQAFNEHHKNESAIHVNRFYLSLFCKYNRDRLTTNFEDDATILGIVDWSEQIEQISEKGRLVIKQTQLDKFTSLTSLLLHDVTRLH; encoded by the exons ATGATTGCTCTAAACCAGGAGACCACTAATGGAATGGGGTTTGTGATTATGGGAACCAAG GTGTTACATTATGTGGAGAAGCCAGAGACCTACGTCAGTAACATCATCAATGTTGGAGCATACTTGTCCTCCACTGAAGTGTTCAAACACATGGCACAGGCTTTTAATGAACATCATAAAAATGA GTCAGCCATTCATGTAAACAGGTTTTACCTGTCACTGTTCTGCAAGTATAATCGGGATCGTCTAACAACAAACTTTGAGGATGATGCCACCATCTTAG GTATTGTGGATTGGAGTGAGCAGATAGAACAGATCTCGGAGAAGGGTCGGCTAGTCATCAAGCAGACACAACTGGACAAGTTCACTTCACTCACCAGCTTACTGCTCCATG ATGTTACAAGACTGCATTAG
- the LOC136241017 gene encoding mannose-1-phosphate guanyltransferase alpha-A-like isoform X1, with amino-acid sequence MIALNQETTNGMGFVIMGTKVLHYVEKPETYVSNIINVGAYLSSTEVFKHMAQAFNEHHKNESAIHVNRFYLSLFCKYNRDRLTTNFEDDATILGIVDWSEQIEQISEKGRLVIKQTQLDKFTSLTSLLLHDVTTRLYQQLSWHRSINFLL; translated from the exons ATGATTGCTCTAAACCAGGAGACCACTAATGGAATGGGGTTTGTGATTATGGGAACCAAG GTGTTACATTATGTGGAGAAGCCAGAGACCTACGTCAGTAACATCATCAATGTTGGAGCATACTTGTCCTCCACTGAAGTGTTCAAACACATGGCACAGGCTTTTAATGAACATCATAAAAATGA GTCAGCCATTCATGTAAACAGGTTTTACCTGTCACTGTTCTGCAAGTATAATCGGGATCGTCTAACAACAAACTTTGAGGATGATGCCACCATCTTAG GTATTGTGGATTGGAGTGAGCAGATAGAACAGATCTCGGAGAAGGGTCGGCTAGTCATCAAGCAGACACAACTGGACAAGTTCACTTCACTCACCAGCTTACTGCTCCATG ATGTTACAACAAGACTGTATCAGCAGCTGAGCTGGCACAGGAGTATAAATTTTCTACTGTGA
- the LOC136241017 gene encoding uncharacterized protein isoform X5: MIALNQETTNGMGFVIMGTKVLHYVEKPETYVSNIINVGAYLSSTEVFKHMAQAFNEHHKNESAIHVNRFYLSLFCKYNRDRLTTNFEDDATILGQRLTNKISNDDFQQVLLDVKSVLWIGVSR, encoded by the exons ATGATTGCTCTAAACCAGGAGACCACTAATGGAATGGGGTTTGTGATTATGGGAACCAAG GTGTTACATTATGTGGAGAAGCCAGAGACCTACGTCAGTAACATCATCAATGTTGGAGCATACTTGTCCTCCACTGAAGTGTTCAAACACATGGCACAGGCTTTTAATGAACATCATAAAAATGA GTCAGCCATTCATGTAAACAGGTTTTACCTGTCACTGTTCTGCAAGTATAATCGGGATCGTCTAACAACAAACTTTGAGGATGATGCCACCATCTTAG GTCAAAGATTGACCAACAAGATCAGTAATGATGATTTCCAACAAGTCCTCCTTGATGTCAAATCT GTATTGTGGATTGGAGTGAGCAGATAG
- the LOC136241017 gene encoding mannose-1-phosphate guanyltransferase alpha-A-like isoform X6, whose product MIALNQETTNGMGFVIMGTKVLHYVEKPETYVSNIINVGAYLSSTEVFKHMAQAFNEHHKNELAFPKDSISLERNVLPGLVGTGKLHVYLLNQFWSQVSSQPFM is encoded by the exons ATGATTGCTCTAAACCAGGAGACCACTAATGGAATGGGGTTTGTGATTATGGGAACCAAG GTGTTACATTATGTGGAGAAGCCAGAGACCTACGTCAGTAACATCATCAATGTTGGAGCATACTTGTCCTCCACTGAAGTGTTCAAACACATGGCACAGGCTTTTAATGAACATCATAAAAATGA GTTGGCATTCCCTAAGGACAGTATCAGTTTAGAGAGGAATGTGCTACCTGGTCTGGTGGGTACCGGCAAGCTACATGTATACTTGTTAAACCAGTTTTGGAGCCAAGTGTCGA GTCAGCCATTCATGTAA
- the LOC136241017 gene encoding SEC14 domain and spectrin repeat-containing protein 1-B-like isoform X3, which translates to MELLSSKQDIGESLAAVDVLWQQYEKLESKTQSIYDNLTQLRMMVDKLCDNNHFASTDMRQFVTKLTNRYTFFEARLRERGNILRLSMAFHRHLEKRRQDCDFCQAEVMPFDDTMAAQDQQMDNLRESGG; encoded by the exons ATGGAATTGCTGTCAAGCAAACAGGACATTGGTGAAAGCCTAGCAGCTGTCGATGTACTATGGCAACAGTATGAGAAATTAGAGTCTAAAACACAG AGTATCTATGATAACTTAACTCAGTTGAGGATGATGGTGGATAAGCTTTGTGATAACAATCATTTTGCGTCCACTGATATGAGACAATTTGTGACTAAACTGACCAATCGGTACACATTCTTTGAGGCTCGGTTAAGAGAGAGAGGGAATATCCTACGTCTTTCCATGGCCTTCCATCGCCACTTGGAGaag AGGAGACAAGATTGTGATTTCTGTCAAGCAGAAGTGATGCCCTTTGATGATACCATGGCAGCACAGGATCAACAAATGGACAACCTAAGAGAGAGTGGAGGTTAG